The following DNA comes from Triticum aestivum cultivar Chinese Spring chromosome 3D, IWGSC CS RefSeq v2.1, whole genome shotgun sequence.
GAGAGAACCAGTTGAGTTTTCTCTTGCTATGAGATTCCATGATGGAATCCTTCTAGATGGACAGAGTCTAATTGTAGCACCATATCCTTGTGAAGCGGCTGCTCTTTCTGCACTTCTCTTCAGCCTACGCATGTGGTTCAGGAGGGCCACACATTCATCTAATGCAAGCTCAATAGCGCAGTTTGCCCTGATGGCAGAGAGCTTTTCCCAAGTGCATCGCCTACCCTGACTTGCCGCTTTCTGAAGCTCAGAATACGAAGGATTCTGTATGATCTTCGAATACTGATGATACAGAGAGAAAAAGAACATTAGTAAGACTGCTGATTAATGTGGTGAATATTTGACATGCACACGAAAGAATGGATTAAGAAATATTCAAAACCTGAGCAAGTGTGGCTGGCATAACAATTGTCACATCACCTTCCCAATGTTGAGCAAACAACTTAGCTATTCCTCCTAATGGAAATCCAAGTTCCAGAACTTGATTGAACCTATGCTTAACTTCCATCTCAGCAAGTTCAGCAAGCTACATACAAAAAAGATCAGAAGATCATATTAGACAACTGAAAAATTACTTTACCACGTCAATACTGTTTACTCACCACATCATTCCAGTGGATACTTTGGCAAAATGAATTACTTGGCCATACAGTTGAGCTAATATTTATGGTCAAATATGCCTTGGTGAGCATAGTGCTATGCTTTGCGATGCTACTAAGCCATCAAATGACACACATTATTGACAATGAAAGGTATTATCAGAAAGATATATAAGCAAAGGAAACATCCTTATGTTCGCATTAATGGGAAGCATGGTCACATCGAAATTGCTCTGAAATCCGACAGACTAAGCAAATAATAGAAATGAGGACTATGGAGAAAGCATTTCACGTACCTTTGCAGCAAAGCTGCCTCCGTAAGCCCTGATGATCTCCTTTAGTCTCAGTAATGGAGCAATGTGAGGATTGGCTTGGCTTACTATGAAGTGATTTACGTTGAATAATTCCTTCAATTGCTTCATGGGCAAATCACTTTCTAAGCTCCCATCTCTCCAGCGCCGTGTAGCCGCGTCAGCTCGTTCCTCCACACCCAACAAAAATGGAGCATGAAAAGGAACTGTTTCTCCGAATCTATCTTTGGCCATCAACTCCTGGGCCTCAAAAAGTCCAGGAAAAGCACAGGAAGCAGTTACTGCACTCCAGATGAGAACATGAGGTGATGTCAAATAGTTCAGGCATCGAGGTGGCTCATGTTTTCTTGGAGAACACACAGTAACAACGAGAACCCGGCCAGTCATGTCATATGCCTCTTGAAATGTCAAGTTGCTTGTAAGATTTCTCAATTGCGTCTGCAAGTGCCTAATGTCATGAACAGCTCCATGCGTCAAAATTCTTTTAAATACAGGAAAGATCCCACCCATCTGGTCAAAGAATTTCAAGGAATGCCACTCCTCAAAAAAACTCTCTAGTTCTGGCCATGACCGTGTGGCTACAATAGCACACATTATTGCGCCAACGCTTGATCCTGAAATAATCCTAGGTAGAAGCTTATGCTCTACCAAGGTTTTGACAACACCCACATGAAAAGAGCCAAATGAAGCACCTCCACTTAGCAGTAAGGCCGATCTACCAAAGGCATGTCTTGTCTCATGCATAAATGCCAGTTTCTCTTCAAGGGGTAGCTCGTCCGAATCAGAATTGCAAACCATTTTCAATTGAGTAGATACCTCCTCAATGTACTCCTTGATGATTTTAGGCACCTAGTAGATCATTAACAATAAACATTTCAGTGACACTAGAATGTACTGTATATACATATATTGACATAATGTGAACGAATCGTCTGACAAACCAAACAGGCTTATTATTAACTTATCAAATAATAGATGGAATTACTGACACTGCAAATTTCGAGTCCTTTGACTACGGGAAAGGGGAAACAATTCTAATACTCCGGCAACAAACAGTATTATGATCAAAGCGAAAGCAGGGATCAGGTGGCATCGATAATTCTGGGCAGATGGGCAGCGCAGTACCTGCAGCCTCAACTTGTGGAGCTCGGGGTTGCACATGTTACCAAGGTTCCTGAGCAGGTCGGCGCGCATGCAGAAGACGATGTCCCTGAGCGAGCCCTCCTGGCGGCGGTGCCTGAGCTCGCGGAGCTTGTTGCGCACGAGCTCCTCGTCGTAGAGGTCGGCgtcggtggcgcggcgcggcgtcTCCCGCTCGAGCATCCGCGCGGCGTGCGCCCACTCCTCGTAGGTGAGCGCGGCGCGCATCATGTTCCGCCAGAACTTGCGGCGGTAGGCGGACTGCACCCGCGCGCGCACCCCGGCGCGGCCCCCGCGGCCGCGCAGCAGGAGCGCGACGGCGCAGACGGCGAGCAGGATCCCCCGCGTGTTGTGGCGCGGGTGCAGCCAGGCCGCAGCCAGGGGCGCCGCGGCGcgcagcgcggcggcgaggcggtgcCGCAGCCGCGCCAGCGAGCCGCAGAGGAGCACGCGCAGCGCgagcgtccgccccgccgccgtggACGGGCCGATCGCGAACGCCCCCACGCGCGCCTCGTTGGTGATGGCGTCCATGGGCGGCGGACGGGCGGGCGGACGGCGTGGCGGGAGGGAGAGGGCACTGGGTCACCGCCGCGGCCTTGGATCGGAGCAGGGCCGGGCCAAGCTAGGGGACGCGGAATAGAAGGCGTGCGGTGGGGCTTGGCTGCACGCACCTGCAGGCGCGGGCATGGCGCGCTGGGATCTGGGAATGGGCAGACGGAGGAGGAGTCGAGCTGGGCTTCTTCTTCTCCGTGCCGTGCCGTAGATGGGACAAATGCGGCGTCCCGGTCAGGTCAGTCGGGGAAGGAGATAAGGGGGAAGGGTGCACGACGTACAAGCCAAACTAACTGCGACAGAGGGAGGCCGCCATGTTTCGCGGTTATGTTTATCTCCCGCGCCGACGATGGCCGCGTCATTCAGCTTGACTCCTCGCCGTTGTGGATCGAGGATGGGGAGAGGGGAGCGGGACCGCGTGACGTGCGCCGATCTGGATATGGTAGACCTGGGGGGATGGCGACGGGCGGTGGCTCTCTCGGTCGGTGTGCCGGTTTGGACTTTGAAGCAACGAGCGGCGGAGCTTGCTCGGTCGCGCCGCGCGCGCTCTCTCTATACGTTGGCCGGCCTCTCCACGTGGGGGTGTCGAGCGTTTTCACCGTGGTTTGTGGCTTTGGGTCAACGTTGGCGTTTTACAAATAATAGCCTTCCGCTCAGAACGGAACTAAAGAGAAAGGGAATTGAGCTTGACACGAGGTGCCCAGTGTGTTACGGTCTAGATGAAGACGGCGGGCACTGTTTTTCGAAATGCAAATTGGTGAAGGCTCTATGAAGGGCTGCAGGGTTGGAAGATACACGGCTACTTTTCGTGAATTGCCCTAATGCTAAATGGATAATGATACAAATCCTCCAACTGAATGAAGAAACATGTACAAAGGTATGTGCGTTACTACGGACTTGGTGGCTAGAAAGAAATAAGGCCAACCAAGAACAAAAAATTAGGATCCTAAATGAAATTTTATTCTCttatca
Coding sequences within:
- the LOC123079249 gene encoding triacylglycerol lipase SDP1 — encoded protein: MDAITNEARVGAFAIGPSTAAGRTLALRVLLCGSLARLRHRLAAALRAAAPLAAAWLHPRHNTRGILLAVCAVALLLRGRGGRAGVRARVQSAYRRKFWRNMMRAALTYEEWAHAARMLERETPRRATDADLYDEELVRNKLRELRHRRQEGSLRDIVFCMRADLLRNLGNMCNPELHKLRLQVPKIIKEYIEEVSTQLKMVCNSDSDELPLEEKLAFMHETRHAFGRSALLLSGGASFGSFHVGVVKTLVEHKLLPRIISGSSVGAIMCAIVATRSWPELESFFEEWHSLKFFDQMGGIFPVFKRILTHGAVHDIRHLQTQLRNLTSNLTFQEAYDMTGRVLVVTVCSPRKHEPPRCLNYLTSPHVLIWSAVTASCAFPGLFEAQELMAKDRFGETVPFHAPFLLGVEERADAATRRWRDGSLESDLPMKQLKELFNVNHFIVSQANPHIAPLLRLKEIIRAYGGSFAAKLAELAEMEVKHRFNQVLELGFPLGGIAKLFAQHWEGDVTIVMPATLAQYSKIIQNPSYSELQKAASQGRRCTWEKLSAIRANCAIELALDECVALLNHMRRLKRSAERAAASQGYGATIRLCPSRRIPSWNLIARENSTGSLDEEMLASPTVTSHQAVGGTAGPSNRNHHLQHSIHDSSDSESESIDLNSWTRSGGPLMRTASANKFISFVQNLEIDTEFRTISPRGSEGDIVTPNSNLFAGHLIGREPVDNHPGPVTPGRTSGNSGCDPHDTPVPRSPFGLSTSIMVPEGDLLQPEKIENGILFNVVRRDTLVVTTSGVEPHGSSQEADVETVPTECLYGASDEDDDNVELNADPEALSDPGDQRSSVAGNLDPSTSMDCQADETSTTRSEAPSLFDICVEIPPPTMIRENSRPDEPSSDIRLETVKTDCPDENSAAGNDEVDSVPANKESSYCSQTAENGQQHQVDMGSVNSCSVSVSEDDKHVSLVSNEKPVTTSSGGAESMTSGRNEAD